A single genomic interval of Cucumis sativus cultivar 9930 chromosome 5, Cucumber_9930_V3, whole genome shotgun sequence harbors:
- the LOC101208702 gene encoding pentatricopeptide repeat-containing protein At1g66345, mitochondrial, giving the protein MALLRQKLSPIVLSSKISLCLSMRNLISIPVADKLINDDATVNSICDSLTRRQSWDTLSRKFQFLELNDFLVQKVLLKFQQPVDAKRALGFFHWSAKRKNFNHGPQSFGIMIHILVKARLVLDARALLESILKKNEGNSFDYSVVDSLMDSYEVTGSSPFVFDLLVQTCAKLRLIDFALCVCSHLEERGFSLSLISFNTLIHVVEKSDENLKVWKIYEQMIRKRVYPNAITVRIMINSLCKEGKLQETSDMLNRIHGSRCSASLIVNACLIYRILEEGRVEDGITLLKRMLQKNMVLDDIAYSLIVYAKVKTGSITSTWEVFEEMSERGFQANSFIYTLFIGVHCRGGKVEEAHCLMQEMENMGLKPYPETFNLLIEGCAISGHSEEILSMCEKMLERGFLPSCSVFNVAIDKICEKGDVKKANALLTILLDKGFLPDETTYTNLIIGYRKSGEIQEILKLYYEMGARLLSPGVSVFFALIGSLCQSGRLEEAEKYLKIVKDSSLTPCLSIYQALILLYLKKGNRAKALELYNEMMFDG; this is encoded by the coding sequence ATGGCATTGCTTCGTCAAAAACTGTCACCAATTGTTCTCTCATCCAAAATTTCTCTCTGCTTATCCATGCGAAACCTCATCTCAATTCCAGTTGCAGATAAACTTATCAACGACGATGCAACTGTTAATTCCATATGCGATTCCCTCACAAGACGCCAAAGCTGGGACACTCTTTCTCGAAAATTCCAGTTTCTCGAATTAAACGACTTCTTGGTTCAAAAAGTCCTGCTCAAATTCCAGCAACCTGTTGATGCCAAACGCGCTCTGGGGTTCTTCCACTGGTCGGCCAAGAGGAAGAATTTCAATCATGGGCCTCAATCCTTCGGTATTATGATTCATATTTTAGTGAAAGCGCGGCTGGTACTCGATGCTCGAGCTTTGCTCGAGtcaatattgaagaaaaatgagggGAACTCTTTTGATTACTCTGTTGTAGACTCGCTAATGGATTCCTATGAGGTGACTGGTTCATCCCCATTTGTGTTTGATTTATTGGTTCAGACTTGTGCTAAATTGAGATTGATTGATTTTGCTTTGTGTGTTTGTTCCCATTTGGAAGAACGTGGGTTCTCGTTGAGTTTGATAAGTTTCAACACTTTGATTCATGTTGTGGAAAAATCTGATGAGAATCTTAAGGTTTGGAAAATTTATGAGCAAATGATCCGGAAAAGAGTTTACCCAAATGCGATTACAGTTAGAATCATGATTAATTCGTTATGTAAGGAAGGTAAATTGCAAGAAACTTCTGATATGTTGAATAGAATCCACGGCAGTCGTTGCTCTGCTTCTTTGATTGTCAATGCTTGTTTGATTTACAGGATTTTGGAGGAGGGAAGAGTTGAAGATGGTATAACGTTGTTGAAAAGAATGTTGCAGAAAAATATGGTTCTTGATGACATTGCTTATTCACTGATTGTTTATGCTAAAGTCAAAACTGGGAGCATAACATCCACATGGGAAGTGTTTGAGGAAATGTCTGAAAGAGGGTTTCAGGCgaattctttcatttatacCTTGTTCATTGGTGTCCACTGTAGAGGGGGAAAGGTTGAGGAAGCACATTGCTTAATGCAAGAAATGGAAAACATGGGTTTGAAGCCATATCCTGAGACCTTTAATCTTCTCATTGAAGGGTGTGCTATATCAGGACATTCAGAAGAAATCTTGAGCATGTGTGAGAAAATGTTAGAAAGAGGGTTTCTTCCTAGTTGTTCAGTTTTCAATGTGGCAATAGATAAGATTTGTGAGAAAGGAGATGTGAAAAAGGCTAATGCATTGTTAAccattttattagataaaggGTTTTTACCTGATGAAACCACTTACACCAATCTAATCATAGGATATAGGAAAAGTGGTGAAATTCAGGAGATTCTTAAGCTTTATTATGAAATGGGAGCTAGATTACTGTCTCCTGGGGTGTCAGTTTTCTTTGCACTCATTGGGAGCCTTTGTCAATCTGGGAGATTGGAGGAAgctgaaaaatatttgaagattgTGAAAGATAGTTCTCTAACACCTTGTCTCTCTATATACCAGGCATTAATCTTGTTGTACTTGAAGAAGGGTAATAGAGCAAAAGCTCTAGAACTGTATAATGAGATGATGTTCGATGGATAG